The DNA window CGGGAAACACGGGAAACATGATGCGCCTTCATGAATTTATGGAACGTGTGTGACACGATAGGTTTCTGCGGCGCTTGTCGCAACACCGTTGCGGCAAACCCGGCGCCTGTCCATAATAGGGTGCAACTTTCAGCCTTAGGAAAAAGCCATGCAAACACGTAATCCGATCCTTGATGATCTTGCCCGGGTCGCCTCTGGCGCGTTGGGGGTGGCTGGTGGCTTGCGTAAAGAGGCCGAAGAATTGTTGCGCATGCGCTTTGCCGCCATTCTTGCATCGGCAGACTTTGTTTCCCGCGAAGAATTCGACGTTGCCAAGGCGATGGTTGTTCGCGCGCGGACAGAAAATGAAGCTCTGGAAAAGCGCATTGCGGCCTTAGAGAAGGCCCCCGCGCAGAAAAAGAAAAAGGCAGCCAAAAAAGAAGTGCCGGTAAAAAAGAAAAAAGCGGCCAAAAAATAAGCCCCAAATTATCTTTGGCAGGCTTTCCCCCTTCGTGATCTGAAAACTTTTCCACAACTTATTTCGGTGTCGCATCAATCGCCACTTGCGTCGATGGGGTGTTTTTGGCAACCTACACTCCATAGTGGGTTGGAGATGGGGGTCATACAACATGTCGTTAAAAAAGGGGGTTTCAGGCCATGAGTGATCTTGCCTTTGAAACAGATTTTGATGACGGACATCCAATAGATTTGGTCGAAAATCTGGTGATTGCGAACCAGTGGAGCTGTGATCGTGTTGCCATGGATGAACTGGCAATCGAAATTGCCGGTCGCTGGTGTGATTATCGTTTGTTTTTTGCCTGGCATGGCGAAGCGCAGGCATTGCATTTTTCTCTGGCCCTTGATCTTCGGGT is part of the Rhodospirillales bacterium genome and encodes:
- a CDS encoding accessory factor UbiK family protein produces the protein MQTRNPILDDLARVASGALGVAGGLRKEAEELLRMRFAAILASADFVSREEFDVAKAMVVRARTENEALEKRIAALEKAPAQKKKKAAKKEVPVKKKKAAKK